From one Mytilus edulis chromosome 1, xbMytEdul2.2, whole genome shotgun sequence genomic stretch:
- the LOC139524920 gene encoding uncharacterized protein yields the protein MWECVACFLFIIMIAFAMFAHVTFTEMKEMGNRHKTDLRDLREAMHGMENAYTNKINSMRDEMIEIESRFFKDVKNVETNILKLVKDLKVEMNERESQFNREVNTLNGSIQVFSTEKDNKIIRIKNEIENVINEKENANIEEMTEMKEKMFILQTKTNISLVTLRTDYKLSIRKSNNRCMDSIYRMKTEIRPAFAASFTNERAMPLSHGEILKFDSVNLNIGEGYDSATGYFTVPKAGIYFVSCTIRSIENRHISAFLWKNREKLVLAYGRNWNTGSFGLPVNLQKGDLLFVRHDDGPYIVNEEVHGGSSSFFAATFINNLHSEYKRIYSSAGDIKFNSTLSKFSSETIEKVI from the exons ATGTGGGAATGTGTGGCATGCTTTCTTTTCATAATTATGATAGCCTTCGCAATGTTTGCTCATGTAACATTTACTGAAATGAAGGAAATGGGGAATAGACACAAGACAGACCTGCGAGACCTTAGAGAAGCAATGCACGGCATGGAAAATGCttatacaaacaaaataaattctATGAGAGATGAAATGATTGAAATAGAAAGTCGATTCTTCAAGGATGTGAAAAACGTAGAGACCAACATTTTAAAATTGGTAAAGGATTTGAAAGTTGAAATGAATGAAAGAGAAAGTCAATTCAACAGGGAAGTAAACACATTGAATGGAAGCATACAAGTTTTCTCGACTGAAAAGGACAACAAGATAATTAGAATAAAGAATGAGATAGAAAATGTaattaatgaaaaagaaaatgctAATATAGAAGAAATGACTGAGATGAAAGAGAAAATGTTTATCTTGCAGACGAAAACGAACATTAGTCTGGTAACCCTGAGGACAGATTATAAATTGTCCATTCGAAAATCAAATAATCGTTGTATGGATAGTATATATAGAATGAAAACAG AAATACGACCAGCATTTGCAgcttcctttacaaatgaaaggGCGATGCCATTATCCCATGGCGAAATACTAAAATTTGACAGTGTCAATTTGAACATCGGAGAAGGATACGATTCAGCTACGGGATATTTTACCGTTCCAAAAGCCGgaatttattttgtttcctgCACGATTCGATCAATCGAAAATAGACATATTAGCGCATTTCTCTGGAAAAATAGGGAAAAATTAGTGTTAGCATATGGAAGAAATTGGAATACTGGAAGTTTTGGCCTGCCTGTTAATTTACAAAAAGGTGATTTACTCTTTGTTAGGCATGATGATGGACCTTATATTGTAAACGAAGAAGTTCATGGAGGATCGTCATCATTTTTTGCAGCCACATTCATTAACAATTTGCATTCTGAATACAAGAGAATTTACTCATCAGCAGGAGACATTAAGTTTAATTCCACTCTAAGCAAGTTTTCTTCTGAAACTATAGAGAAGGTAATTTAA
- the LOC139524928 gene encoding uncharacterized protein: MNCPDNHCCKGGCYQYCRKVECSGNGGYNSDCGFPLRNVDCVDVIHYSKPSCVHNADEINHYGIFYVRPGCKATFKICSGPVYQPSDFPAVPNFWKPFPVFKTTPITPTSTFTNSINNKGHIIKPANNHSSKVTKENSQNTGNSLHTKPTIDMSDNGVVMEDLAIGIGIGAVFAVIIVLAIILCWKYYLKRQKRIMTENNPEVATPASNQTDNPLYSIDVPNAINRNSSLSDHRYDEVSSNQEPGALSRTFSEPKYESIKSRNFRNGNNTPGNRRVSDQSSLYQTFADDASTNRKLEQTGNDIVYNSYFRDSAISNTMSTTSSHKYFILDPDELTQPDTNVPPMKEIKENDEVSKPEETYFVLEKTSEK, encoded by the exons ATGAACTGTCCGGATAACCACTGTTGTAAAG GTGGATGTTATCAGTATTGTAGGAAGGTGGAATGTTCAGGGAATGGAGGGTATAATTCTGATTGTGGATTTCCCTTGAGAAATGTCGACTGTGTAGATGTAATTCATTACTCTAAGCCGTCTTGCGTACACAATGCTGATGAAATTAACCATTATGGAATCTTTTACGTCAGACCTGGATGTAAAGCTACTTTCAAAATATGTTCTGGCCCAG TTTACCAGCCAAGTGACTTCCCAGCTGTCCCAAATTTTTGGAAACCTTTTCCCGTGTTTAAAACCACACCTATAACACCGACATCTACGTTTACCAATTCAATAAACAATAAAGGCCACATAATCAAACCAGCCAACAATCATAGTAGCAAAGTAACAAAGGAGAACAGTCAAAATACTGGGAATTCACTTCACACAAAACCCACAATCGATATGTCTGACAATGGAGTTGTTATGGAGGACCTAGCTATAGGTATTGGTATCGGAGCAGTGTTTGCTGTAATCATTGTACTTGCAATTATTCTGTGctggaaatattatttaaaaag ACAGAAAAGGATTATGACAGAAAATAATCCAGAAGTAGCTACACCAGCATCTAATCAG acaGACAACCCATTATATTCTATAGACGTGCCAAATGCAATCAATAGGAATAGTTCTCTAAGTGACCATCGCTATGATGAAGTTTCGTCGAATCAAGAACCTGGTGCTCTATCAAGGACATTTAGTGAACCAAAATATGAAAGTATCAAATCAAGAAACTTTCGCAACGGAAACAATACTCCTGGTAACAGACGAGTTTCCGACCAGAGTAGCTTGTATCAGACATTTGCAGACGATGCTTCCACAAACCGGAAGCTAGAACAAACCGGAAATGACATCGTTTACAACTCATATTTTCGAGATAGTGCTATAAGTAATACAATGTCAACGACATCGTCCCAcaagtattttattttagatCCCGATGAACTTACACAACCAGACACAAACGTTCCACCAATGAAGGAAATAAAAGAAAACGACGAAGTTTCGAAACCTGAGGAGACATATTTTGTACTGGAGAAAACATCTGAAAAATAA